The Anaeromyxobacter sp. Fw109-5 genomic interval CGCCTCGCGCTTCCGGACGCAGGTGGGGCGGAACTACGAGCTGTTCGGCTGCGCCTCGCGACAGCGCCGCGAGGATCTCTTCGACCGCGTGGAGCTATGGGCAGGCTACCTCGAGCTCGCCGAAGCGCACCCGATCCTGCGGCGCTTCCACGCGCCGCGCTTCCACGGCATCGGCCACCTCGCCGAGACCGGCGAGCTGCCGGCACCGAACTTCGACGCCTGCCCGGCCACCAAGAAGGAGTGGGCCTTCGGACCGGACGGACGGCTGTACGGGTGCACCGCCACGGTGGGCCACCCCGCCCACGTGCTGGGCAGGTTCCATCCCGGGATCGAGCGGGACGACGAGGCCGTCGCCGCGTGGCGACGGCGCAGCACGCTCACGATCGCGCGGTGCGAGGGGTGCTCGGCCGCGGCGGTATGCGGCGGCGGCTGCGGGGCCATCGCCTGGGACCGGGACGGGACTCCGCTCGCGCCGGACTGCCGCCCGGTCGCGGAGCTGTACGGGCTCGGGGCGCGCTACTACGGGCTCGGCGCCTGAAGGCGTGGATGTGGACCGGCTCGCTCCACATCCGGGGACCGGTCGACGGCTTGCGACCCCGTGTCGCGAACCCCAAGAGCCACGAACGGCTCGTACCGTTCGGCGCGACGATCCGGGGACTTCCTGGAGGCGAACATGGTCCCGGTGGCGAAGCAGGTGACCCTGGAGCTCTCTCCGAGAGACCTCAGGATCATGGTCCAGTCGCTCGTGAACTGTCTCGCGACGTGCCAGACGCACGCGGTGAAGCCGGACGCACCGTGCGAGGACTGCGACGCCGCCCGTGCGCTGAAGGAGAAGATCGAGTCCCACCTCGAGAGCTGAAGGAACGCGCCATGAAGCTGCTCACCAAGCTCAAGAAGCCCGCCTGCTGCGCCCCCGAGAAGGCCGCGCAGTGCTGCGCCAAGGCGTCCCGGCTCGTGTCGGGCTGCCACGACTGAACCCGCGGCGGGATCCGTCCCGCCTTCCCCCACTCCTCCCCCGCGACCGGCATCGGCCGGCACGGGAGGGGCTTGCCCGGAGATCCGATGTCCGCGTCCGTCGAGGAGATCAGCGCAGAGAGATACGACGAGCAGGTGCTCGGGGCCGAGACCCCGGTGGTGCTCGACTTCTACTCCACCGAGTGCCCGCCGTGCGAGGCGCTCGCGCCCAAGCTCGAGGCCGTCGCGGAGCAGTTCGCGGGCAAGGTGCGGTTCCTCAAGATCTTCCGGCAAGCCAACCGCGAGCTCGCGACGCGGCTCGGCGTCACCGGCAGCCCCACCCTGCTGTTCTTAAAGCGTGGCCGCGAGGCCGCGGGGCGCATGACGGGTGAGGAGATCAAGCGCTCCGCCCTGAAGGCGGCCGTCGAGCAGCTCCTCGCCTAGCGGACGGACCGACGCCATGAACGAGTGCTACGACATCGTGGTGATCGGCGCGGGGCCCGCGGGGCTCACCGCCGCCATCTACGCCGCGCGTGCCCGGCTCCGGACGCTGGTGCTGGACGAGAGCATCCCGGGCGGCCAGGTGAAGACGACGCACAAGGTGTCGAACTACCCCGGCTTCCCCGAGGACATCCACGGCGCGGAGCTCGCGACGGCGTTCTCGCTGCAGGCCGGGCGGTTCGGGGCCAAGATCCGGCGCTCCGTCGAGATCACGGACCACGAGCTCTCCGGGTTCGTGAAGACGCTCGAGCTCGACGAGTCCGAGACGATCGAGGCGCGCGCCGTCATCGTCGCCACCGGGGCGAAGCCGCGTCCCCTCGGACTCCCCGGCGAGGACACGTTCAAGGGGCGAGGGATCTCGTACTGCGCGACGTGCGACGGCGCCTACTTCGAGGGCAAGGACATCCACGTCATCGGCGGCGGCAACTCCGCCGTGGAGGAGGCGCTGTTCCTCACGCAGTTCGCGCGCAGCGTCACGATCGTCCACCAGTTCGAGCAGTTCCAGGCCGAGCCGGCCTCCGCGCACGAGGCGCTCGGCAACCCGAAGATCCGCGTCCTGTTCGGCCACGAGCCGCGGGCGTTCCACGGCGAGACCGCGCTCGAACGGCTGGAGGTCGAGGCGCTGCGGACGAAGGAGCGGAAGGTGCTCCGCACCGACGGCGTGTTCGTCTTCGTCGGGATGGTGCCGCGGACGGATCTGCTCGCGAAGTACGTCGAGCTCGCGCCCGGCGGCTACGTGAAGACGACCGACGACATGGAGACCGAGGTCTCGGGCCTCTACGCGGCGGGAGACATCCGCGTGAAGAAGTTCCGGCAGATCACGACGGCCGTGTCCGACGGCACGATCGCCGCGCTGGCCGCCCAGAAGTACCTCCGCTGACGCCCGGCGCAGGCGGCGCGGACGCCCGCGCGGCCCGGCGCCGGTCAGAGCTCGACCCGCACCCCGAGCGCGACGCTCAGCACCTCCGACGCCCGGACGGTGCCGAGGTTCGAGACGAGATACGCGAGCGGGAGATCCACCGCCACCACCTCCGCGTACGCCCCGAGGTGCTCGAGCCTCCCGACCGGCCGCCCGAGCGCCGCGCCGAGGGCGAGGCCCGCGCGGAGCGCCGTCGGCAGCGGGTAGTACTCGGGCCCGTAGCGGTCCGGCAGGAACACGAAGAAGCGATCGCCGAAGGTGTACGTCAGCTGGACCGCGGCGTAGAGCGGCCGCGCCGTCCACCCCCGGCCGAGGCCGACGCGCCACGGGAGCCAGGACGCCTTCCCGGTGACGCTCCAGAGGTCCACTCCGGCGAGCGACTCCGGCGCGTAGCCGAGGAAGAGGTCCAGCTCGACGCGGCGGCCCAGGAGCGCGTACCCGACCCCCGGCGAGAGGAACCCGATCGCCCCCGCGAGCTGCAGCTTGGCGTGGTCCGGCGCGAACCAGGCGCGCCGATCCTCGTCCTCCGCGGCCCGCCCCTGCCCGAAGGGCGCGAGCAGGGCCGACGCGACGACGAGCGCGCGCGCGGCCACCCTCATCAGAACCCCACCCGCTCGTGGACGAACCCGCCGCCCTCGGCGGCCGTCACGACGAGATAGCTCCGCCCCGCCACGTCGTCGGCGGTGACCACCTCCACGCCGCCGTCCCGCGCCGCCTGGTAGACGTGCGAGTGGCCGTGCAGCGACAGCGTCGCGCCGCCCTCGCGCAGCACGCGGAAGTAGTCGGCGCGGAGGTCGGGATCGAAGTCCGGGTTGTCCGGCGGGGCGTGCGAGATCACCACGGCCCGATCGTGCTCGGGGGACGGCGCGAGCTGCTCGGCGAGCCAGGCGAGGTCCGGCACGGTGCCGTCGAAGTCGTACTCGCGCGAGTTGCTGTCCAGCAGGGCGAACCGGACGCCGCCGTGGGTGAACGCGAAGTTCAAGGGGCCGAACATCTCCTCGTACACGAGCCGCCCGGTACCGAGCAGGTCGTGGATCCCGACCACGACGAAGTACGGCACCGGCAGCTCCCGGAAGATCCGGTTCATGATCCGGAACTCGTCGGCGAGGCCCCAGTGGGTGAAGTCGCCGACCTGGACCACGAACGCGAGATCGTCCCGGGCCTTCAGCGCGCGCACCGCGTCCTCGGCGTCCTCGAACTGCATCTGCGTGTCGCCGACCACCGCGAAGCGGAGCGGCTGCACCGGCGGGGCCGCGCGCAGCGTGGCGAGGGCCCTCTCGTGGAGGTCCCGCTCGTGGGAGTCGAGGCGGACCTCGTGCGGGCTGTACTGCAGGCAGGCTGCGCCGGCGACGAGGACCGCGACGAAGGCCGCGGGCCGCATGCCTCGGCTCATGGCGCGCGCCGCGGCGCCGCGCGACACCATTGTGGGCACCGCCCGGCCTGCCTCGCGGACGCCCGCCGGGCGAGGGCCTTCGCGCACCGCGCGCGTCGCGCGCGTCCGTGTTAAGCGAGAGCCGCCGCGCGCCGTCGCGGCGAGGAGACGACTTGCGCATCCTGCACACCATGATCCGCGTGGGCGACCTCGAGCGGTCGATCGCGTTCTACACCGAGGTCCTCGGGATGAAGCTCCTGCGCCGCCAGGACTACCCGGACGGCCGCTTCACGCTCGCGTTCGTCGGCTTCGGGCCCGAGTCCGAGCACGCGGCGCTCGAGCTGACGCACAACTGGGACACGCCGGCGTACGATCTCGGCAACGGCTTCGGCCACGTCGCGGTGGAGGTGGCGGACGCGCGGGCCGCCTGCGACGAGATCCGGCGCCGCGGCGGCGTGGTCACCCGCGAGGCGGGGCCGATGAAGCACGGCACCACGGTCATCGCCTTCGTGCAGGACCCGGACGGCTACAAGATCGAGCTCATCCAGCGCGGGACCTGACGGCCCTCACCCTCCTCCGGCCCGCGCCGGCAAGCTCACGCTGAAGGTCGTGCCGCTCCCGGCGTCCGAGGCGACCGCCACGCTCCCGCCGTGAGCGCGCACGATCTCCCGCACGATGAAGAGCCCGAGCCCGGTGCCGCCGCTCGCGGCGGTGCGCCCGCGCTCGAATGGCTCGAACAGGTTCGCGAGGAGCGCCTGGTCGATGGGCGGCCCCTCGTTGTGCACCGAGATCACCCGCCGGTCGTCGAGGGCATGCCACGCGACCGACACCGCCGCGTCCTCGGGGCTGTAGCGCACCGCGTTGGTGAGCAGGTTCGAGAGGACCTGTCCGATGCGATCGGGGTCCCACTCCCCCG includes:
- a CDS encoding co-chaperone YbbN; amino-acid sequence: MSASVEEISAERYDEQVLGAETPVVLDFYSTECPPCEALAPKLEAVAEQFAGKVRFLKIFRQANRELATRLGVTGSPTLLFLKRGREAAGRMTGEEIKRSALKAAVEQLLA
- a CDS encoding NAD(P)/FAD-dependent oxidoreductase; translated protein: MNECYDIVVIGAGPAGLTAAIYAARARLRTLVLDESIPGGQVKTTHKVSNYPGFPEDIHGAELATAFSLQAGRFGAKIRRSVEITDHELSGFVKTLELDESETIEARAVIVATGAKPRPLGLPGEDTFKGRGISYCATCDGAYFEGKDIHVIGGGNSAVEEALFLTQFARSVTIVHQFEQFQAEPASAHEALGNPKIRVLFGHEPRAFHGETALERLEVEALRTKERKVLRTDGVFVFVGMVPRTDLLAKYVELAPGGYVKTTDDMETEVSGLYAAGDIRVKKFRQITTAVSDGTIAALAAQKYLR
- the gloA gene encoding lactoylglutathione lyase, with amino-acid sequence MRILHTMIRVGDLERSIAFYTEVLGMKLLRRQDYPDGRFTLAFVGFGPESEHAALELTHNWDTPAYDLGNGFGHVAVEVADARAACDEIRRRGGVVTREAGPMKHGTTVIAFVQDPDGYKIELIQRGT
- a CDS encoding metallophosphoesterase, whose product is MSRGMRPAAFVAVLVAGAACLQYSPHEVRLDSHERDLHERALATLRAAPPVQPLRFAVVGDTQMQFEDAEDAVRALKARDDLAFVVQVGDFTHWGLADEFRIMNRIFRELPVPYFVVVGIHDLLGTGRLVYEEMFGPLNFAFTHGGVRFALLDSNSREYDFDGTVPDLAWLAEQLAPSPEHDRAVVISHAPPDNPDFDPDLRADYFRVLREGGATLSLHGHSHVYQAARDGGVEVVTADDVAGRSYLVVTAAEGGGFVHERVGF